From the genome of Aliarcobacter lanthieri:
GATTTACTAGCAATCTCACAAAATACTGTTAAATTAATATTATTAATAGGGCTTCCCTCTTTGATTGTTAGTATGATTATAGGGTTGATTATATCTATATTTTCAGCAGTTACACAAGTAAACGATGCTTCATTGTCTTTTGTTCCTAAGATGATAATTGTTTCTATTTTTATTTTGATTACTTTACCTTGGGTTGGTGAACATATGCAAACTTTTGCAACTGAACTTTGGAATATAATTCTAGTTTTTGGGAATTAAATTTTGATAGATAAATTATATAACTTAAAGAAAAATCAAACTGAACAAAAATTGATTGAGAAATCAACTTTAGAGCATGAAGTTGATAGAATAAATGAAGAAGTTGATAGTATACAACATAGAATAAATACTGCAACTGTAGATAAATTTGGTTCTATCTCTGATTTTATGATATTAGCCATGCATAAAGATAGTTTGAGATTTTATATGCAAGAACTTTTAGTAAAGAAAAATACTTTATTAAAAAAAATAGAAGGACTTTTATATGAAATTATAGAACTTCAAAAAGAGAGTGAGCAGTATAAATATATTTTAGAAGAAGAAAAAAAAGAAAAAAATAAAATTCTTATGGATATGCAGGCTTTAGAATCAGAAGAGTTTATACAAAGTAAATATATAAGGGCTTAATTTTGATTTATAAATTTTTTATTATACTTTTTTTTGCGATAACTTTAAATGCAAATATAGAAACAAGTAGTTCTTTAACTAGACAAAAAATGGAAGTGTTAGAGTTAAAAAATGAGTTAAACAATTTTTATACAGAAAAAGAAAAAGAGTATCAA
Proteins encoded in this window:
- a CDS encoding flagellar biosynthetic protein FliQ, with translation MDLLAISQNTVKLILLIGLPSLIVSMIIGLIISIFSAVTQVNDASLSFVPKMIIVSIFILITLPWVGEHMQTFATELWNIILVFGN